From the Gemmatimonadaceae bacterium genome, the window AAGCCACCAGCCTACGTTGAACACATGCACGTGATGATCGACAAAGGCCGGCACGACCACGCTGACCGCGCCGACGGGGCCGGCCTTGGTTCCGACTCGCGGAGCAGCGGACACCACGGACAGCGCCGCCACGCATGCGACGCCGAGTGCAACCAGTCCTACCGTGCCCGAACGTGTCATCGTTGTACGATCACGGCCGCGCCGCGCGCCGAGTCGCCGCCGCCGCCGCATCAATCCTCGCCGTCACAATCGCCAGTTGCGCCCGCGCCCGTTCCCAGTCGCCGGTGTCCACCGCCTCCTGCACGCCGGGCAGCGTCATGGCTGCGTAGGTGTACTTGGGCGCGTACAGCACATGCTTGAACCACGGCCGACCGGGAATCCCGTCGGCATTGAGCAGTGTCTGCTCCACCTCCCGCATGGCCTCGTTCATCTCGGCCAGTCTGGCAGTGCGGTTTTCCGAGGGCGGCGCGGCGAGTGTCGCCGCCAGCACGTGTTCCAGTGCCTGCGCTGCGGCGCTCCATCGTACGCGCGCCGCCCGCACCGCGGTGAAGTCAAGCTTGGATTTCACCGCAGGCTGCGCCGCGAGCGCCGCTATGAACCCACCAGCCCGTTGCGCATAGATCGCGAAGTCGTGCGGATAGTGCTCGGCGTTCGCCAGCCGCAACGCCATACGGCCCCACACTTCGGCCATCGTGGTCATGTACTTGAAGCCCGGGTCGCCGAAGTGGGTCATCCAGTAGTAGTCGTCGTAGGCGGAGTGATACACGCCGTACGGTCCGTTGAAACTCATCTCGATGACGGGCAACCCCAGAAAATTCAGGAACACGGTGTAGTCGGATCCTGATCCCAGCGCGTTTCCGGGATAGTCGATGGGTCGCCGCGCGGAGGTAGCGCGTGTGGCGCCGCCGCCAATATTCGCCTCGGTCTTTTCCGAGCGCAGTGCACGACCCCAGGCATCGAGCACCGAACCCGACGCGACCGGATCTTTCACATCACGCACACTCTGCGCGACCAGTGGATTGAGACTTGCAATCGCCCCCGCGCCAAAATCCGAGCCGCTGGTGGAACCATCCACGTTGAGATAGGCGATGGCGTTTTGGCGCAGATCGTCGGCAAACTGTTCGCCCCACTCGGTGGACCCTGTCAGGTGCCACTCTTCCGCATCCCAACTGGCGAACACGATGGTGCGCTTGGGTCGCTGACCGGCCTTGGCCTGTGCGCCCAGCACGCGGGCGAGTTCCATTTGCGTGGCCGTGCCCGACGACGGATCGACCGCGCCGTACACCCACGCGTCGCGATGATTGCCGAGTACCACGTACTTGTCCGGTTCGTCGGTGCCGGTGATACGGCCTTCCACCACCCAGATGGGGCGTGTGGCGTCGTCCATGTCCACTTTCACGCGCACCGTGGCCGGTCCTGCACCAACACGGTAGGGGAATCCCAACGCGCCTTGCCATGACGCTGGTGCCGTCGGTCCGCCCAGCGCCTGTAACAGAGGCCGCGCATCGCGATACGACATGGGCACCATCATGATTTTCGGGATCGACAGCGCGTCGGCTTCCTTAATGCGTGGTGCACCCGGCAATGACGCGTATCCCGGCGTGAGCGGATCACCGGCCACCATGAAGTCGTAGGTGAGCGCGCCACGCTGAATGTGACTTTCCGGACCCCACGGGCCATCGGGAAACGTCCTGCCTTTCTTGAACCCGTCTTCGGCGGGATCGGAGTAAATGAGCAACGCCTTGATGCCGCGTTTTTCGGCGGTGAGTGCCTTGAAGCCGCGATAGCTGTACGGCACCGAGTAGCGCACCAGGGCGATTTTGCCGGCAAGGTTCACACCGTGCTGTTCCAGCCAATCGTAGTCGGACGGATTGCCACTGGAGGCGTACATGAGTTCACCGGTGATGTCGCCGGACGCACTCATGCCCAGATAGGTGATGCCCGCATCCTTCGCCGAATGCGGGTCTTGGGCGTACGCGTCTTCCTTGAGTGACGCGCGGTACACAGTAGGCGCGGTCATCGTAACGCTCACTTCGCGCGGCCATGGCAGCAGCACGTCGTACCGGTGCAGGGTCACATGGTCGAGGCCCCACGCGCGATACTTGTCGGCAATGAAGTCGGCCAGCTCCTTGTTGCGCACCGAGCCGGCCGGGTGTGGCTCGTCGGTGAGGTACCGGAAGTACTCACCCGTGGAATCGCGGCTGAGGGCACGCGCGAGCGCTGTTTCAATGGTGCGTTCGCGACCGGCGGCCGCAGCGGAGAAGCCTCGTAGGGAGTCCACTCGCGCTGCCGTGCGTTTGGGTGCCGACTGACTGAACGCGCTGGCGTGAATCAGTGCGCAAAGAGTTCCAAGGGCGACCAGGCGAGTTGGTGCGCGCATGACTTACTGCCGGGGTGCGGTGAGATACTGCTTGAACCACCCCTGCATTTCCTTCCACCACACCTGCGCGTTGGCCGGTTTGAGAATCCAGTGACCTTCGTCGGGAAATTCCACGAACCGACTGGGCACACCCTGACGCTGGAGCGCGGTGAACATGGCCACGCCTTCCGTGAACGGCACGCGAAAGTCCTTTTCGCCGTGCAGCACGAGTGTGGGTGTGCGGAACTTCCCGGCTGACAGGTGCGGAGACCAGCGACGATACTGCGTATTCAGCGCGTTGGCGTCCCACATGGGTCCACCAAACTCCCAGTCGGTGAACCACAATTCTTCGGTGGCACCACTCATGTGCTCCAGATTGTACACGCCGGCATGCGTGGCCAACGCCTTGAATCGCTGATTGTGTCCGGCAATCCAGTTCACCATGTAGCCGCCAAATGAACCGTCGGCGGCGCCCAGGCGTGTGGAGTCCATCCATTTGTTGTTAGCCAGTGCGGCGTCGAGCCCGTTCATGAGATCGGTGTAGACCTTGCCACCCCAGTCTTTCGACACACCGTCTACAAACGCCTGGCCATATCCCGTGCTGCCGCGCGGATTGATCGCAATTACCGCGACGCCCGTTGCGGCAAAGAGTTCGAAACTCCAGCGCGATCCCCAGTTGTCCAGCCACGCGCCCTGCGGACCACCGTGAATGAGCAACAGCACCGGCCACTTCTTCGCGGGGTCGAAACCCGGCGGCTTCACCACGAATCCGTGGACGCTCGCCCCGCCAGCACCGGTGAAACGATAGTCTTCTGCCGCCGGCAGATCGAGCTGGGCCACCAGCGCATCGTTCTCGTGAGACACGGCGCGTTCGCCAACCACCGAAGTGTTGGAGAGTTGTCCGGCATGAATCTCCGGCGGCAGATGAATGGCGTCGCGCACAAACGCGATCGTGCGCAAACCATCGGCACCGGCGGCCGTCGCAAAGGTGAACGCACTGGAATTGTGCTCACCTACCAACCGGATGGGCGGTGACGCCGCGCTGGCCGCGATTCCCACCGCGCCAGATGGCACCTTCGATCCAAAGGCCGCCGGAATGCCGGCCTGGAAGAGTTTGGTGCGGCCCGCGTCACTCGTTTCAATGAGCACGGTGTGCGCATCAACAAATTGCACCGCGTCAGCGTTGCGATCCCAGTTTGGCAGCAAGTCCGCGGTGGCACCAGTCGTGCGATTGCGCAGCATGAGACGCCAGCGATCGGCTTCGAATCCGGCGCGTCGCTGCGAGGCGTAGGCGATGTACTTGCCATCAGGCGAATACACCGGATTCTGGTCGGCTCCCTTGTTGGCCTGCGTGATCACGGTGAGGGCGCCGCCGTCGGCGGGCACCGTGTACACGTTCAGGTCGGTCACCCAGGCTTCATTCGCCGTCTCGGCTTTCGCCGTGAAGGCAATCTCGCGTCCATCGTGCGACCAGTTGTAGGCCTCGGGTCCGCCAAATGGGGCTGGCGGCACTTCCAGTCGCACCCCGGGCATGAGATCGCGCGCTTTGCCGCCTTCACTCGACACGACAAAGAGATGTGACCGCGACCCGTCGTCCCACGTGTCCCAATGCCGGTACATCAAACGGTCGGCGGTGCGCGCCTTGGATGGATTCGACTCGGCCTTCTTGGCGGAATCGGCGTTGCAGGCATCGGTGGTGCACGATGGGTACACCCGGGACGTGAAGAGCAGACGGGTGCCGTCGGGCGACCACTTGGCACCCGTAACACCGCCCCAGAGCTGCACGATGGATCGACGCGCATGCCCCTCGGCATCGGTCACCCAGAGCGCGCCGCGCGCGATGAAGGCCACGCGTTTGCCGTCAGGCGACCAGCGCGCCTCGCTGGCGGCTGTCGAGTCGTCGGGGAAGACACGAGGCGTTCCGCCGGTCGCAGTGATGGCGTAAGTGCGCCCGGCTCGGCGGTTGGCGGCCAGATCGGTCGTCCGCACTGAGTAGAGGATCGTCCGGCCGTCCGGCGACAGCTGGGGATCTCCGGCCACGCGAACGGCGGAAAGATCGGCGAAGGTCATGGCGCGCTTTTGCGCCTGGGCGGACAGCGGGAGCAATACCAGCGCGAGCAGCAGCGAACGACGCATAACGTCCTCGTGAGAGCGGTGAATGGCGGAACTCTGCACGCATTGTGGTACTCGTCAATAGGGGGCCGAGTCTAAAGGTCCAGCGCGCCTGAAAAAGCACACATTGAACCGCAGAGGACGCAGGGGCCGCAGGGGACTATTGTGGCTGTGACTTGGGGGCCGTCCTCTGTGCCCCTGCGCGCCCTGCGGTTCAATGATTCCCGACCGGTCGAGGACGCGCTCAACTCCGCCGACAGAACACCAAGGAAACCCCTACAGAAAAGGGGTGTGCACGCGACAAGGCTTCTGGCGGAGCTACACCATCCGCCCGAAAAGGTGATCGCCATGTCGAACTACGAAATCGTGACCCGCGAGGACTTCTCCGATGTCACGTTCCTGCTGGAGGTACGCCACCCGCTGATGGCCAAAGCCGCCAAGCCCGGGAGTTCGTGATTGTGATGCTGAACGAGCATGGCGAGCGCATTCCGCTTACCATCGCCGACTTCGACCGCAAAAAGGGAACGATCACACTCGTTATCCAGGCGGTGGGCAAGACCACCAAACAGATGCAACAGGAGTGCCTGGTGGGCACCTCGCTATACGGGATTGTCGGCCCGATGGGGATCCCCAGTCCGATGATCCACGCCAAGAAGGTGCTCTGCGTTGGCGGGGGACTGGGGGTGGCGCCGATCTTCCCTCAGGCGCGCGGATTCAAGCAGAACGGTGCGTATGTCATTGCGGTCCTTGGGTTCCGAACCAAGGACCTCGTTTTCTGGGAGGACAAGTTCCGCGATGCGTGCGACGAACTCATTCTCTGTACCAATGACGGCTCGGCGGGGATGAAGGGGCTGATCACCGATGGCATCAAGGTGGCGATTGCCAAGCATCCGGACATCGATGAGGTCGTGGCTATCGGTCCACCCATCATGATGAAAGCCACCGCCGACACCACGCGGCCCTACAAGATCAAGACCATGGTGAGTGTGAACCCGATCATGGTGGACGGCACCGGCATGTGCGGCGGCTGTCGGGTGAAGGTGGGTGACCAGGTGAAATTCGGGTGCGTGGATGGACCCGATTTCGACGGGCATCTGGTGGATTTCGACGATCTGATGCTGCGGCTGCAGCGTCACACCAAGGACGAGAAGGCCGCGCAGGAGCGCTGGACCGACAGCTGTCGCATGACGCGGCAGGTTGGCCCAAGCGCCTTGGACGAACTGGCCAAGGGCGGCGCGTCACAAAGTGACCTGCATGAATTGCCCGATCTCACTGAATTCTCGCTGGGAGGCTGAGCGATGGCCAAGAAGAAGACCATCCGCACCATTCCCCAGGAACGCACCCCCATGCGTGAACAGGATCCGCAATGGCGTGCGAAGAATTTCGAGGAGGTGGCCTGCGGCTACACAGTGGAAGAGGCCCTGCGCGAGTCGGAGCGCTGTCTCATGTGTCCCGACCAGCCGTGCGTGTCCGGCTGTCCGGTGGGGATCGACATCCCGGGATTCATCCAGAAGATCAACGAAAAGAATTTCCGCGGCGCCTACGACGTGCTGACCGACACCAACTTGCTGCCGTCCATCTGTGGGCGCGTGTGTCCGCAGGAGAACCAGTGCGAAGGGGTCTGCACGGTTGGCGAATCGCTGGTGTCGGTGGCGATCGGGCGCATGGAGCGGTTTGTCGGCGACACGGCCATCAAGGAAGGGTGGGTCAACATTCCCTACATCGAACCGAACCGGTTCAAGGTGGGGATTGTCGGTTCAGGGCCCGCCGGTATGGCCTGCGCGGCCGACATGGCGAAGGCCGGGTGCGATGTCACGGTATACGAAGCGTTTCATCTGCCCGGCGGCGTGTTGCGATACGGCATTCCGGATTTCCGGCTGCCCAATGCGGTGATTGACGCCGAAATCGAGAACCTGAAGAAATTCGGCGTCACGTTCGA encodes:
- a CDS encoding S9 family peptidase is translated as MRRSLLLALVLLPLSAQAQKRAMTFADLSAVRVAGDPQLSPDGRTILYSVRTTDLAANRRAGRTYAITATGGTPRVFPDDSTAASEARWSPDGKRVAFIARGALWVTDAEGHARRSIVQLWGGVTGAKWSPDGTRLLFTSRVYPSCTTDACNADSAKKAESNPSKARTADRLMYRHWDTWDDGSRSHLFVVSSEGGKARDLMPGVRLEVPPAPFGGPEAYNWSHDGREIAFTAKAETANEAWVTDLNVYTVPADGGALTVITQANKGADQNPVYSPDGKYIAYASQRRAGFEADRWRLMLRNRTTGATADLLPNWDRNADAVQFVDAHTVLIETSDAGRTKLFQAGIPAAFGSKVPSGAVGIAASAASPPIRLVGEHNSSAFTFATAAGADGLRTIAFVRDAIHLPPEIHAGQLSNTSVVGERAVSHENDALVAQLDLPAAEDYRFTGAGGASVHGFVVKPPGFDPAKKWPVLLLIHGGPQGAWLDNWGSRWSFELFAATGVAVIAINPRGSTGYGQAFVDGVSKDWGGKVYTDLMNGLDAALANNKWMDSTRLGAADGSFGGYMVNWIAGHNQRFKALATHAGVYNLEHMSGATEELWFTDWEFGGPMWDANALNTQYRRWSPHLSAGKFRTPTLVLHGEKDFRVPFTEGVAMFTALQRQGVPSRFVEFPDEGHWILKPANAQVWWKEMQGWFKQYLTAPRQ
- a CDS encoding M28 family metallopeptidase, with amino-acid sequence MRAPTRLVALGTLCALIHASAFSQSAPKRTAARVDSLRGFSAAAAGRERTIETALARALSRDSTGEYFRYLTDEPHPAGSVRNKELADFIADKYRAWGLDHVTLHRYDVLLPWPREVSVTMTAPTVYRASLKEDAYAQDPHSAKDAGITYLGMSASGDITGELMYASSGNPSDYDWLEQHGVNLAGKIALVRYSVPYSYRGFKALTAEKRGIKALLIYSDPAEDGFKKGRTFPDGPWGPESHIQRGALTYDFMVAGDPLTPGYASLPGAPRIKEADALSIPKIMMVPMSYRDARPLLQALGGPTAPASWQGALGFPYRVGAGPATVRVKVDMDDATRPIWVVEGRITGTDEPDKYVVLGNHRDAWVYGAVDPSSGTATQMELARVLGAQAKAGQRPKRTIVFASWDAEEWHLTGSTEWGEQFADDLRQNAIAYLNVDGSTSGSDFGAGAIASLNPLVAQSVRDVKDPVASGSVLDAWGRALRSEKTEANIGGGATRATSARRPIDYPGNALGSGSDYTVFLNFLGLPVIEMSFNGPYGVYHSAYDDYYWMTHFGDPGFKYMTTMAEVWGRMALRLANAEHYPHDFAIYAQRAGGFIAALAAQPAVKSKLDFTAVRAARVRWSAAAQALEHVLAATLAAPPSENRTARLAEMNEAMREVEQTLLNADGIPGRPWFKHVLYAPKYTYAAMTLPGVQEAVDTGDWERARAQLAIVTARIDAAAAATRRAARP